Proteins encoded by one window of Candidatus Poribacteria bacterium:
- a CDS encoding LamG domain-containing protein — MKIKIFVCAMLALSLVVGYSQAEIDPDRIVGIWLLDEGKGDVAEDASENGRKGTITNAKWEEGKVDGALEIKKGGTVTIPLGKGIIEDKVTFTLWINFTDIGGQQNYFSIWDQSNNRYVPYKNGGNLMRSWTNTWDVASGVTVKAGTWYHVANVYDGETCKIYIDGEEKVSQKVPKFQLQDQDQTAWLATDKGVGFLSATIMDEVGLFNDGLTEDEVQDIMNNGIEFTAFAVEPSDKLPILWGRLKSQ; from the coding sequence ATGAAAATAAAGATATTTGTTTGCGCGATGCTCGCGCTAAGTCTCGTCGTCGGTTACAGCCAAGCCGAGATTGATCCCGATAGGATTGTCGGTATCTGGTTATTGGACGAAGGGAAAGGCGATGTCGCTGAAGATGCTTCCGAAAATGGACGTAAAGGCACGATTACGAACGCGAAATGGGAGGAAGGGAAGGTAGATGGTGCCCTTGAAATTAAAAAGGGCGGGACAGTCACCATTCCACTCGGTAAAGGCATTATCGAGGATAAAGTGACCTTCACCCTGTGGATAAATTTTACCGATATTGGCGGTCAGCAGAACTATTTCTCAATATGGGATCAGAGCAACAACCGCTACGTGCCTTACAAAAATGGTGGGAATCTCATGCGTAGTTGGACAAACACTTGGGATGTCGCCAGTGGTGTGACGGTTAAGGCAGGGACATGGTATCATGTCGCCAATGTCTACGACGGAGAAACCTGTAAAATCTACATCGACGGCGAAGAGAAAGTCTCACAAAAGGTACCGAAGTTCCAACTCCAAGATCAGGATCAGACGGCATGGCTCGCTACGGATAAAGGCGTAGGTTTCCTCTCTGCCACTATTATGGACGAGGTCGGTCTCTTCAACGATGGACTCACCGAAGATGAAGTTCAGGATATTATGAACAACGGCATCGAATTCACCGCTTTCGCTGTGGAGCCGTCGGATAAACTCCCTATCCTTTGGGGAAGGCTGAAGTCGCAGTAG